From Micromonospora sp. NBC_01699, a single genomic window includes:
- a CDS encoding GNAT family N-acetyltransferase has product MLTIRAEEPADAEAVAGVHVRTWQAGYAGIMPDEVLARLNVRAWAQRRRDIGTADPEHPFTTLLAERDDTVIGFTTFGPYRNNQDRDDLDHGCGEILTMYVDPDHWGTGVGRELMMAGLTGLNERGWRDIRLWVLADNSRARRFYERAGLVTDGEQSTYELHRSGGRPPLGLVELRYAARFGGPRGASGQP; this is encoded by the coding sequence GTGCTGACCATCCGGGCGGAGGAACCCGCCGACGCCGAAGCGGTCGCCGGTGTGCACGTACGCACCTGGCAGGCGGGGTATGCGGGGATCATGCCGGACGAGGTGCTGGCCCGGCTGAACGTACGGGCGTGGGCGCAGCGGCGGCGGGACATCGGCACCGCCGACCCGGAGCACCCGTTCACCACCCTGCTGGCCGAACGCGACGACACCGTCATCGGCTTCACCACCTTCGGCCCGTACCGCAACAACCAGGACCGGGACGACCTCGACCACGGTTGCGGGGAGATCCTGACCATGTACGTCGACCCGGACCACTGGGGCACCGGCGTCGGCCGGGAGCTGATGATGGCCGGGCTGACCGGGCTGAACGAGCGCGGCTGGCGGGACATCCGGCTCTGGGTGCTGGCCGACAACAGCCGGGCCCGCCGCTTCTACGAACGCGCCGGGCTGGTCACCGACGGCGAGCAGTCGACGTACGAGCTACACCGGTCCGGCGGGCGGCCGCCGCTCGGGTTGGTCGAGCTTCGTTACGCCGCCCGTTTCGGTGGGCCGCGCGGAGCCTCCGGGCAGCCGTGA
- a CDS encoding glycosyltransferase 87 family protein, giving the protein MAQGALRRTRYQVLFVLVLAGLVAVFLSFAAVGHGFFDLKVYSGALHHWAREGGEIYDWLKPNSKYGFTYPPFAALLMLPLAYLPFTVSMVLSVVATVVVSLLLLWWLVDPLARRVGWTRWFALVVAALLAAAFEPMRETVDFGQVNMLLLVLVAADLLWLVRPGYAVPGRVVPGSFLPWWSPAGGRRNPARYKRWAGVGIGLATAIKLTPGIFIVYLLVTGRWRAALTASGTAAVATLVAAAIAPDASREFWTSALWDTDRVGELAFISNQSLQGMVARLDPAQPSKLAWAILVAAALVIWAWRVRAAVRAGDEVTGLALTGVIGALVSPVTWVHHLVWLIPALVLLVDHAYAAPAGSHRRRGLLTFAIVAYAVLCSRLVWHWEHDFTGVGGFLGSNAYVWISIALLVGLPVGNDRSRLPGGSARPTETGGVTKLDQPERRPPAGPV; this is encoded by the coding sequence GTGGCGCAGGGTGCCCTCCGGCGAACCCGGTACCAGGTGCTCTTCGTGCTCGTCCTGGCCGGACTGGTCGCCGTCTTCCTGTCGTTCGCGGCCGTCGGGCACGGTTTCTTCGACCTGAAGGTCTACTCCGGCGCCCTGCATCACTGGGCCCGCGAGGGCGGCGAGATCTACGACTGGCTCAAGCCGAACAGCAAGTACGGCTTCACCTACCCGCCCTTCGCCGCCCTGCTGATGCTGCCGCTGGCGTACCTGCCGTTCACGGTGTCGATGGTGCTCAGCGTCGTCGCCACCGTCGTGGTCAGCCTGCTGCTGCTCTGGTGGCTGGTCGACCCGCTCGCCCGCCGGGTCGGCTGGACCCGCTGGTTCGCCCTGGTGGTCGCCGCGCTGCTGGCGGCGGCGTTCGAGCCGATGCGCGAAACGGTCGACTTCGGCCAGGTCAACATGCTGCTGCTGGTGCTCGTCGCGGCCGACCTGCTCTGGCTGGTCCGCCCCGGCTACGCCGTACCGGGTCGGGTCGTACCCGGAAGTTTCCTGCCGTGGTGGTCGCCGGCCGGCGGCCGACGGAACCCGGCCCGCTACAAACGCTGGGCCGGGGTGGGCATCGGACTGGCCACCGCGATCAAGCTCACCCCCGGCATCTTCATCGTCTACCTGCTGGTCACCGGTCGGTGGCGGGCGGCACTCACGGCCAGCGGCACCGCCGCCGTGGCCACGCTCGTCGCCGCCGCCATCGCCCCGGACGCCTCCCGGGAGTTCTGGACCAGCGCGCTCTGGGACACCGACCGGGTCGGCGAGCTGGCGTTCATCTCGAACCAGTCGTTGCAGGGCATGGTCGCCCGGCTCGACCCGGCCCAGCCGAGCAAACTGGCCTGGGCGATCCTGGTGGCCGCCGCGCTGGTCATCTGGGCCTGGCGGGTACGGGCCGCGGTGCGGGCCGGCGACGAGGTGACCGGGCTGGCACTGACCGGGGTGATCGGCGCACTGGTCAGCCCGGTGACCTGGGTGCACCACCTGGTGTGGCTGATCCCGGCGCTGGTGCTGCTGGTCGACCACGCGTACGCGGCACCCGCCGGCAGCCACCGTCGACGCGGCCTGCTGACCTTCGCGATCGTCGCGTACGCGGTGCTGTGCAGCCGGCTGGTCTGGCACTGGGAACACGACTTCACCGGCGTGGGCGGGTTCCTCGGCAGCAACGCCTACGTCTGGATCAGCATCGCCCTGCTCGTCGGCCTGCCGGTCGGCAACGACCGGTCACGGCTGCCCGGAGGCTCCGCGCGGCCCACCGAAACGGGCGGCGTAACGAAGCTCGACCAACCCGAGCGGCGGCCGCCCGCCGGACCGGTGTAG
- a CDS encoding winged helix-turn-helix domain-containing protein, with product MTVPESLSLAQARRVALAAQGFADPAPTAVPTARHLRRVLGRVGLLQMDSVNVLQRAHYLPLYSRLGPYPTDLLDRAAYRAPRDLFEYWGHEASLVPVDLHPLLRWRMAAARDAAWGGMRRIAQEQPQLVAWVRDEVAAKGPLTAAEIEHDAPRETGNWGWNWSEVKRALEFLFWAGEVAAASRTNSFARRYDLPERVLPATVLDTPTPAPADAYRRLVAIAARSLGVAAEPELRDYFRLPVAAARTAVAELVEAGELLPVAVQGWRLPAYLHADARLPRWIRANTLVSPFDPLIWERARTERLFDFGYRIEIYVPAPQRIYGYYVLPFLQGERFTARVDLKADRKAGVLLVPVAWLEPGADPADTALALAAELRRLAGWLGLSAVAPPAAGDLAGPLTAALASTIGVR from the coding sequence ATGACCGTACCCGAATCCTTGTCCCTGGCCCAGGCCCGGCGGGTGGCGCTCGCCGCCCAGGGTTTCGCCGACCCGGCGCCGACCGCCGTGCCCACCGCGCGCCACCTGCGCCGGGTGCTCGGCCGGGTCGGGCTGCTCCAGATGGACTCGGTCAACGTGTTGCAGCGGGCCCACTACCTGCCGCTCTACAGCCGGCTCGGCCCCTACCCGACCGACCTGCTCGACCGGGCCGCCTACCGGGCGCCGCGCGACCTGTTCGAATACTGGGGGCACGAGGCGTCGCTGGTCCCGGTCGACCTGCACCCGCTGCTGCGCTGGCGGATGGCGGCGGCCCGGGACGCCGCCTGGGGCGGGATGCGGCGGATCGCCCAGGAGCAGCCGCAACTCGTCGCCTGGGTGCGCGACGAGGTCGCGGCGAAGGGTCCGCTGACCGCCGCCGAGATCGAGCACGACGCGCCCCGGGAAACCGGCAACTGGGGCTGGAACTGGTCGGAGGTGAAACGGGCGCTGGAGTTCCTGTTCTGGGCCGGCGAAGTTGCCGCAGCCAGCCGCACCAATTCCTTCGCCCGCCGCTACGACCTGCCCGAACGGGTGCTGCCGGCAACGGTCCTGGACACCCCGACCCCGGCACCGGCGGACGCGTACCGGCGGTTGGTGGCGATCGCCGCCCGGTCCCTCGGGGTGGCCGCCGAGCCGGAGCTGCGCGACTACTTCCGGCTGCCGGTGGCGGCGGCGCGCACGGCGGTGGCGGAACTCGTCGAGGCGGGCGAGCTGCTGCCGGTGGCGGTGCAGGGCTGGCGGCTGCCGGCGTACCTGCACGCCGATGCCCGGCTGCCCCGCTGGATCCGGGCGAACACGCTGGTCAGCCCGTTCGACCCGCTGATCTGGGAACGGGCCCGGACCGAGCGGCTGTTCGACTTCGGCTACCGGATCGAGATCTACGTCCCGGCTCCGCAGCGGATCTACGGCTACTACGTGCTGCCGTTCCTTCAGGGGGAGCGGTTCACCGCGCGGGTCGACCTGAAGGCCGACCGGAAGGCCGGCGTGCTGCTGGTCCCGGTGGCCTGGCTGGAGCCCGGCGCCGACCCGGCGGACACCGCGTTGGCGCTCGCCGCCGAGCTGCGCCGGCTCGCCGGCTGGCTCGGCCTGAGCGCGGTCGCACCGCCCGCCGCGGGCGATCTCGCCGGCCCACTCACG